The sequence GACGAGGCAAGTTTTGCCCATCTGCGCAACCTGGTCCGGCTCTACGCCGAAGATGCCGATCTGGTCGACGAGGAGCTGCGCCACCCGGCGTTCACGCCGGAAGAGGAGCCTTTTCCAGAGTGAGCAGGGTTCGTTTCAATTCAATTCCAGGCCCGAATCCGCCAAGCCCCAGGTTGCCGGCCAGTACCCGGTGACAGGGAACAAGCAGGGGCCAGGGGTTTCTGGCCATGACCCCGCCAACGGCGCGAGCCGCCCGGGGCGAGCCACAGCGATCGGCCAGCCGCCCATACGTAGTGAAGGCGCCTCTGGGTGTGTGCATGCGCAGCGTGTCCAGAACCTTCAAGGAGAAGGTGGTCAGACTGCGTCTGTCCAGAGGCATCTCCGGCCATTCGTCGGCATGAAGGCTCGCGTACTGCGTCACGATCCGTTCCAATGCGGCTCCGTAGGGCGATAGTGGCGCGGTGGCGGCCTTAGGTTCCGCGCTCAGGTCTGTCCGGGTCAAAAGCCCGTCCGTCCACACAAAGGTGACCGAGAACCACCGGTTTGCAAACGTCTCCGAAAAAGCGTTCATGTTTTTTCCTTTTGAGGGTTCATCCACTCCGGGCGTTTTTGCCCCAGGGCCTTGCCTTGCCATGTATCCGTGTCATGCAGGTGCTGTTTGACCGCGTTTAAGTAGGCGGTTTTTTTCATGGCCCACAAAGGGGCGAGCAGTTCGTCCTGTTCGGGGTCGCTGTTTATGCGGTGAATCACGATATCCTGCCGCAGCAGGGCAATTCCCCGCACAAGCCAGGTCTGGGATTCCTC is a genomic window of Desulfomicrobium baculatum DSM 4028 containing:
- a CDS encoding methylated-DNA--[protein]-cysteine S-methyltransferase, with product MNAFSETFANRWFSVTFVWTDGLLTRTDLSAEPKAATAPLSPYGAALERIVTQYASLHADEWPEMPLDRRSLTTFSLKVLDTLRMHTPRGAFTTYGRLADRCGSPRAARAVGGVMARNPWPLLVPCHRVLAGNLGLGGFGPGIELKRTLLTLEKAPLPA